From the genome of Phytohabitans rumicis, one region includes:
- a CDS encoding cation:proton antiporter regulatory subunit: MEVHRTGLPGIGLRHEFVTERGRRVGVVSHRTGRREVVIYDRQDPDTAAVTLTLSAEEADGMAELLASARVVERIGELHRQVEGLVTEQIPIVAGSPYPGRALGDTRARTRTGASIVAVVRGNEVVASPRPDFVFQAGDVVVVVGTADGTAAVAELLARG, translated from the coding sequence TTGGAAGTACACCGCACCGGGTTGCCGGGCATCGGACTGCGGCACGAGTTCGTCACCGAACGAGGCCGCCGCGTCGGGGTCGTGTCACACCGCACCGGCCGCCGCGAAGTGGTGATCTACGACCGGCAGGACCCCGACACCGCCGCGGTGACCCTGACGCTCAGCGCCGAGGAGGCGGACGGCATGGCCGAACTGCTGGCCTCCGCCCGGGTCGTGGAACGGATCGGCGAACTGCACCGCCAAGTGGAAGGTCTGGTCACCGAGCAGATCCCCATCGTGGCAGGCTCGCCCTACCCCGGCCGGGCCTTGGGCGACACCCGGGCCCGCACCCGCACCGGCGCCTCGATCGTCGCGGTCGTGCGCGGCAACGAGGTGGTCGCCAGCCCACGGCCGGACTTCGTGTTCCAGGCCGGCGACGTCGTCGTCGTGGTCGGCACCGCGGACGGCACCGCCGCGGTCGCCGAACTGCTGGCGCGGGGCTGA
- a CDS encoding SLC13 family permease — MNGLAAVAALVIFSVAFFLIATERVHRVAVVLGAAGLMVALRLVPGDDMFYNEHAGIDWHVIFLLLGMMIIVGVIKQTGVFEFLAIWAGKRSRGRPYRLLVLLMGITAIASPFLDNVTTVMLVAPVTIAVCQQLGLPAAPYLIAEVLASNIGGAATLIGDPPNIIIGARAGLSFNDFIVHMTPIVVVLFALFVVMARVMFRSAFRHSVQVDAVMHLNGRDAIKDKPLLVRCLAVLALVMVGFGLHHMLHWEPAVVALLGAGLMVLVSGVKAADYLAEVEWATLVFFMGLFVMVGGLVETGVIHRLGGWTVNAVGDNYFLAATALIFGSAILGAFFDNIPYVATMAPVVEDLAAQAPDAQTGQALWWSFALGADLGGNGTAVAASANVVVLGIAAQHGEPISFWQFTKYGIITTLVTVTVAWGYVWLRYFT, encoded by the coding sequence GTGAACGGGCTCGCCGCGGTCGCCGCCCTGGTCATCTTCTCGGTGGCGTTCTTCCTGATCGCCACCGAGCGGGTCCATCGGGTCGCGGTCGTCCTCGGCGCCGCCGGGCTGATGGTCGCGCTGCGGCTGGTGCCCGGCGACGACATGTTCTACAACGAACACGCCGGGATCGACTGGCACGTCATCTTCCTGCTGCTCGGCATGATGATCATCGTCGGGGTGATCAAACAGACCGGCGTCTTCGAGTTCCTGGCCATCTGGGCCGGCAAACGCTCCCGCGGCCGCCCCTACCGGCTGCTGGTCCTGCTGATGGGCATCACCGCGATCGCGTCCCCGTTCCTGGACAACGTCACCACCGTCATGCTCGTCGCCCCAGTAACGATCGCGGTGTGCCAGCAGCTGGGCCTACCCGCCGCGCCGTACCTGATCGCCGAAGTCCTCGCCTCGAACATCGGCGGCGCGGCCACCCTGATCGGTGACCCGCCGAACATCATCATCGGGGCGCGGGCCGGGTTGTCGTTCAACGACTTCATCGTCCACATGACACCGATCGTGGTCGTGCTGTTCGCGTTGTTCGTGGTGATGGCCCGGGTCATGTTCCGCAGCGCGTTCCGGCATTCGGTGCAGGTCGACGCGGTCATGCACCTCAACGGCCGGGACGCCATCAAAGACAAACCGCTACTGGTGCGCTGCCTGGCCGTTCTCGCGCTGGTGATGGTCGGGTTCGGCCTGCACCACATGCTGCATTGGGAGCCGGCGGTCGTCGCTTTGCTCGGTGCCGGGCTGATGGTCCTCGTCTCCGGGGTGAAGGCGGCCGACTACCTCGCCGAGGTCGAATGGGCCACCCTGGTGTTCTTCATGGGCCTGTTCGTCATGGTCGGCGGCCTGGTCGAGACCGGCGTCATCCACCGGCTCGGCGGCTGGACCGTCAACGCCGTCGGCGACAACTACTTCCTGGCCGCGACGGCGCTGATCTTCGGCTCCGCGATCCTCGGCGCGTTCTTCGACAACATCCCCTACGTGGCGACCATGGCCCCGGTCGTGGAGGACCTGGCCGCGCAGGCACCCGATGCGCAGACCGGGCAGGCGCTGTGGTGGTCGTTCGCGCTCGGCGCCGACCTGGGCGGCAACGGCACCGCCGTGGCCGCCAGCGCCAACGTCGTGGTGCTGGGCATCGCCGCCCAACACGGCGAACCCATCAGCTTCTGGCAGTTCACCAAGTACGGCATCATCACCACCCTCGTCACCGTCACCGTCGCCTGGGGCTACGTGTGGCTGCGCTACTTCACCTAG
- a CDS encoding TrkA C-terminal domain-containing protein: MWIDRQDLPGIGTLHAFTTRAGQRVGVIRRRDGRHTLAIYRDDDPQAVHRAATFEPDEAHHIGDLLHATFTVEHIDASADGPCLARLQVPAASPAVGHDPTALKTPGVRVLAVIRDGALTGWPHPGALLSGGDTVVAAGTMDGITTLARLLDATEFGPADAKR; encoded by the coding sequence ATGTGGATCGACCGGCAGGACCTGCCGGGCATCGGCACCCTGCACGCGTTCACCACCCGGGCCGGGCAGCGCGTCGGTGTCATCCGCCGCCGCGACGGACGGCACACTCTGGCGATCTACCGCGACGACGACCCCCAAGCCGTGCACCGCGCCGCGACGTTCGAGCCCGACGAGGCGCACCACATCGGGGATCTGCTGCACGCGACGTTCACCGTCGAACACATCGACGCGAGCGCGGACGGCCCGTGCCTGGCCCGGCTGCAAGTCCCGGCCGCGTCACCCGCGGTCGGCCACGACCCGACAGCGCTGAAGACTCCTGGCGTGCGGGTCCTGGCGGTCATCCGGGACGGTGCCCTCACCGGCTGGCCACACCCGGGCGCCCTACTGTCCGGCGGTGACACCGTCGTCGCCGCCGGCACCATGGACGGCATCACCACCCTGGCGCGACTGCTCGACGCGACCGAGTTCGGCCCCGCCGACGCGAAGCGTTGA